Proteins encoded by one window of Candidatus Sumerlaea chitinivorans:
- a CDS encoding Ribose 5-phosphate isomerase B, which translates to MRIAFSNDHAGAPMREHLLPILKQLGHEVLDFGADGQASVDYPDYASPALRALISGQVERTILVCGSGVGMSIVANRIPGVRCALAVDVWTAEMSRRHNDTNCLALRAREQDPKVNVAIVEKWLATDFEGDRHRRRIEKIEEIAAALRKEL; encoded by the coding sequence ATGCGGATTGCTTTTTCTAACGATCATGCGGGGGCGCCGATGCGGGAACATTTGCTGCCCATCCTAAAACAATTAGGCCATGAGGTGCTTGATTTTGGCGCAGATGGCCAAGCGTCCGTGGATTACCCGGATTACGCGTCCCCGGCCCTACGGGCACTTATTTCTGGTCAAGTGGAGCGCACGATTCTTGTCTGTGGCAGCGGTGTGGGCATGAGTATCGTCGCGAATCGGATTCCCGGTGTGCGATGTGCCCTTGCCGTTGACGTGTGGACGGCCGAAATGTCCCGGCGCCACAACGACACGAATTGTCTTGCGCTTCGTGCCCGAGAGCAGGACCCGAAGGTCAATGTGGCGATCGTCGAAAAATGGCTTGCGACTGACTTTGAAGGCGATCGTCATCGACGACGGATTGAGAAGATTGAAGAAATTGCCGCAGCCCTGCGGAAAGAACTGTAG
- a CDS encoding Serine hydroxymethyltransferase — translation MTNLSVTSSGLTLRESDPEVFAAIQAEEARQSGTLEMIASENFVSRAVLEAQGSVLTNKYAEGLPGKRYYGGCVNVDVAESLAIERAKKLFGADHANVQPHSGAQANMAAYFSQLKPGDTILGMDLAHGGHLTHGSKVNFSGIFFNVVSYGVRRDTETIDYDQMARAAREYKPRMIIAGASAYPRQIDFARFAEVAKEVGAIFLTDMAHYSGLVAAGVYGSPVPYADIVTTTTHKTLRGPRGGIILCKAEFAKAIDKWVFPGVQGGPLMHVIAAKAVCFGEALKPSFKRYAQRVVENAKVLGEELVRGGLRLVSGGTDCHLLLVDVSPLGITGKLAESALDEAGITVNKNMIPFDERKPAETSGIRIGTPALTTRGMGVDEMRRIAAWIIAILKEPQNEALKSRIRSEVRELVAHFPLHSAE, via the coding sequence ATGACTAATTTATCAGTTACTAGTTCCGGCCTTACTCTGCGTGAAAGTGACCCCGAGGTTTTTGCTGCGATTCAAGCGGAAGAAGCCCGCCAGTCAGGGACGCTTGAGATGATCGCGAGCGAGAACTTCGTGAGCCGTGCGGTTCTCGAGGCACAAGGGAGTGTGCTCACGAACAAATATGCGGAAGGGCTTCCCGGAAAGCGCTACTACGGCGGATGTGTGAATGTAGACGTCGCTGAGTCGCTGGCGATCGAGCGGGCCAAAAAGCTTTTCGGTGCGGATCACGCAAATGTGCAGCCGCATTCGGGAGCTCAGGCCAACATGGCAGCTTACTTCTCCCAATTAAAGCCCGGTGATACGATCCTGGGAATGGACTTGGCCCACGGTGGTCATCTCACCCACGGCTCCAAGGTCAACTTCTCAGGTATCTTTTTTAACGTGGTCTCTTATGGGGTTCGAAGGGACACCGAGACGATTGACTACGACCAAATGGCGCGTGCTGCGCGGGAGTACAAGCCGCGCATGATCATTGCTGGTGCAAGTGCCTATCCTCGCCAAATCGATTTTGCTCGTTTTGCGGAAGTCGCAAAAGAGGTGGGCGCAATTTTCCTGACGGACATGGCCCATTATTCAGGGCTCGTTGCCGCAGGTGTGTACGGCTCTCCCGTCCCATACGCTGATATCGTAACCACAACAACCCACAAGACGCTACGCGGGCCACGCGGTGGCATAATTTTGTGCAAAGCAGAGTTTGCCAAAGCGATTGATAAGTGGGTCTTCCCCGGTGTGCAAGGTGGGCCTCTGATGCACGTCATCGCAGCGAAAGCGGTGTGCTTTGGTGAAGCGCTGAAGCCAAGCTTCAAACGCTACGCCCAGCGCGTTGTGGAGAATGCAAAGGTGCTGGGAGAGGAGTTGGTTCGGGGCGGGCTTCGTCTGGTGAGTGGCGGCACCGATTGCCACTTGCTGCTCGTGGATGTCTCACCTCTTGGGATCACGGGGAAACTTGCTGAGAGCGCACTTGATGAAGCCGGAATCACCGTGAACAAAAACATGATTCCCTTTGACGAACGGAAACCGGCCGAAACAAGCGGCATCCGAATTGGAACCCCTGCCCTTACGACCCGTGGAATGGGTGTGGACGAAATGCGCAGGATTGCGGCTTGGATTATCGCAATTCTCAAAGAGCCTCAGAACGAAGCGTTGAAATCACGAATTCGTTCCGAGGTCCGCGAACTGGTGGCGCATTTCCCGCTTCATAGCGCTGAGTAA
- a CDS encoding RNA polymerase sigma-54 factor RpoN gives MAITIQQVQKQTQKLAMTPLMQQSLQLLQMPALELEQMALQEIEQNPFLEIAEDVEDDQASVEEDLAAGLESGSAEVEVDDKSSEGAEEPLPDPSVVADDSSGLPLGDEDKEEGVELPGEAEVAHFDDVDVNWDECYDGADSPVYYARSSDEEEHDLEDYVAARPDLRQQLKWQLQMSVATDAERRIGEYIIGNLDSDGYLRVPIEEIAADLGCKPQDVEKVLKLIQSFDPPGVAARSLEECLEIQLRNRKVKDPLAYEIVRKHLNFVKNKRIRTLAQKLGVSDDRVAQVVNLISSLDPKPGSRVQQDTVPYVEPDVIVKKLDDDYYIFVNEGRLSGLRLNGYYRALLQSKDAFSEEERKFALEKFKAAVWLLKNLERRKATLLRVTQAIMEHQRGFLEHGVSALKPLTLRQIADEVGMHESTIARVTSGKYVETPRGLFELKYFFTRGVQQDSGEELSNETVRQLIKELVESEDPANPLSDQAIVAILRKRGINIARRTVAKYRAQLGILPSRLRKTIDSANKD, from the coding sequence ATGGCAATCACAATCCAACAAGTTCAAAAGCAAACCCAGAAGTTAGCCATGACTCCGCTCATGCAGCAATCGTTGCAATTGCTGCAAATGCCGGCGTTGGAGCTCGAGCAAATGGCGCTTCAGGAGATTGAGCAAAATCCGTTTCTCGAGATTGCTGAGGATGTGGAGGATGATCAAGCGTCAGTTGAAGAGGATTTGGCTGCGGGACTGGAAAGCGGCTCGGCAGAGGTCGAAGTGGACGATAAAAGTTCTGAGGGGGCCGAGGAGCCCTTACCCGATCCGAGCGTCGTAGCAGATGATTCTTCAGGGCTGCCATTGGGGGACGAGGATAAAGAAGAGGGCGTTGAGCTGCCAGGGGAAGCAGAGGTCGCCCATTTTGACGATGTGGATGTGAATTGGGATGAATGTTATGATGGGGCGGATAGCCCCGTCTACTATGCCCGGTCTTCCGACGAAGAGGAGCATGATCTCGAGGATTATGTGGCGGCGCGTCCGGATCTTCGTCAGCAGTTGAAGTGGCAACTGCAAATGTCTGTCGCGACCGACGCTGAGCGGCGGATTGGCGAGTACATTATTGGAAATCTCGACAGCGATGGATATTTGCGTGTTCCCATCGAGGAGATTGCAGCGGATTTAGGGTGCAAGCCCCAAGACGTTGAAAAGGTTCTTAAGCTGATTCAGAGCTTCGACCCACCCGGTGTAGCAGCGCGCTCCCTTGAAGAATGCTTAGAAATACAGCTCCGCAATCGCAAAGTGAAAGACCCACTTGCCTATGAGATTGTTCGCAAACACCTGAATTTCGTCAAAAACAAGCGCATCCGGACACTGGCTCAAAAGTTAGGCGTGTCCGACGACCGTGTTGCACAGGTGGTGAATCTGATATCTTCGTTGGATCCAAAACCGGGATCGCGCGTCCAGCAGGACACCGTTCCATATGTGGAACCTGATGTAATCGTGAAAAAATTAGACGATGACTATTACATTTTTGTGAACGAGGGGCGCCTCTCCGGCCTTCGCCTCAATGGATATTATCGTGCGCTCCTGCAGAGTAAGGACGCTTTCTCAGAAGAAGAGCGCAAATTCGCCTTAGAGAAATTTAAGGCAGCTGTTTGGCTGCTCAAGAATCTCGAGCGCCGTAAAGCGACTCTTTTGCGGGTAACGCAGGCCATCATGGAGCACCAGCGTGGGTTCTTGGAGCACGGCGTCTCAGCGCTAAAACCCCTCACGTTGCGACAAATTGCGGATGAGGTGGGTATGCACGAATCCACGATTGCGCGAGTTACGAGCGGGAAGTATGTGGAGACGCCGCGCGGACTTTTTGAACTTAAGTATTTCTTTACACGCGGGGTCCAACAGGACTCGGGCGAAGAACTCAGCAACGAAACGGTGCGCCAGCTAATCAAAGAACTCGTGGAGTCGGAAGATCCAGCAAACCCGCTGAGCGATCAAGCCATTGTAGCGATTCTGCGAAAACGTGGAATCAACATTGCTCGACGGACTGTGGCAAAATACCGTGCTCAGCTTGGAATTCTCCCCTCGCGGCTACGAAAAACAATCGACAGTGCTAATAAGGACTGA
- a CDS encoding PDZ domain protein codes for MLMTNQTPHVQDRPSAVGLRVLSVEPNSLGQRFGIEPNDSLIAINGHPVHDVLDYWFYSSARRIRVEWISHRTGTRQSRTALKTYEERLGLEVEPFEIRRCNNACIFCFVHQLPKGLRSELYVKDEDFRLSFLYGNYITGTTLTEADMKRIVRQKLSPLYFSVHATDESVRRQLLANPNPPPILEQLDYLTRRGIAIHTQIVLCPGINDGAVLEQTVRDLSRFYPMLESIAVVPVGLTSHRQRLPKLQNVTPTYARAFLRHCRRIQQITRQAIGYPLVFPSDEFYLIAGQEPPSYDEFSEIPQIENGVGMVSRFYWGFSELLHDFPSVLPRHYRVAAITTAMGRKVIQKLIDAMNERIENLRIEALTVTNSLFGPGITVTGLLPGRDFLSAIQESPNFDLYLIPENALRPWDQRFLDDMTFQELETKANKPIRVGGSTAATFAHAALADFSPY; via the coding sequence ATGCTTATGACCAATCAAACACCCCATGTCCAAGATCGGCCCAGTGCGGTAGGGCTTCGGGTGCTCAGTGTGGAACCCAATTCGCTGGGCCAGCGCTTTGGCATCGAGCCCAACGACTCTCTGATCGCGATCAATGGTCATCCAGTTCATGACGTGCTGGATTATTGGTTCTATAGCTCGGCGCGTCGAATTCGCGTTGAGTGGATTTCTCATCGCACGGGCACGCGGCAATCTCGTACTGCACTCAAAACTTACGAGGAGCGTTTAGGGCTGGAAGTGGAGCCTTTTGAGATTCGTCGGTGCAATAACGCGTGTATCTTCTGCTTTGTTCACCAACTCCCGAAAGGGCTTCGGTCGGAGCTTTACGTAAAGGATGAGGATTTTCGTCTTTCCTTCCTTTACGGAAACTACATCACGGGCACGACTTTGACCGAGGCCGACATGAAACGAATCGTCCGGCAAAAGCTCTCACCTCTTTATTTCAGCGTGCATGCGACAGATGAGAGTGTTCGGCGCCAGCTCTTGGCTAATCCCAACCCTCCCCCGATTCTTGAGCAATTGGATTACCTCACGCGTCGCGGAATCGCAATTCACACGCAGATCGTACTCTGCCCGGGCATCAATGATGGAGCGGTGCTTGAACAGACCGTCCGCGATTTGAGCCGTTTTTATCCTATGTTGGAATCCATTGCCGTTGTTCCGGTCGGGTTGACCTCACATCGACAGCGCTTGCCGAAGCTCCAGAACGTTACCCCTACATATGCGAGGGCATTCTTACGCCATTGCCGCCGAATTCAGCAGATCACCAGACAGGCCATCGGGTATCCCCTGGTTTTCCCAAGTGATGAATTCTATCTGATCGCTGGCCAAGAACCACCGTCATACGACGAATTTTCCGAAATACCGCAGATTGAGAACGGGGTTGGGATGGTGAGTCGCTTTTACTGGGGATTCTCGGAGCTACTCCACGATTTTCCAAGCGTGCTCCCCCGTCACTATCGCGTGGCTGCGATCACTACTGCAATGGGACGAAAAGTGATCCAAAAACTAATAGATGCTATGAATGAACGAATCGAAAATCTGCGCATTGAGGCGCTGACTGTCACGAATAGTCTCTTTGGGCCGGGGATCACGGTCACAGGGTTACTCCCCGGTCGTGATTTCCTCTCAGCAATCCAAGAATCGCCCAACTTCGACCTATATTTGATTCCGGAGAATGCGCTTCGGCCTTGGGATCAACGTTTTCTGGATGACATGACGTTTCAGGAGCTCGAAACCAAAGCGAACAAACCAATCCGCGTTGGCGGATCAACTGCAGCCACATTCGCACACGCTGCATTAGCGGATTTCAGTCCTTATTAG
- a CDS encoding Cytochrome c-type biogenesis protein Ccs1/ResB has translation MRTLVRYLSSIRLGIVLIVLVTLACVYGSLLAASPNAGVDHAMAKVFHTPWFLFLLGLLALNLILCSWEKSVIALTLYWRRHFLRSPSLFEKLPYAAEITGTPPTADITETLQRKFTVVRQDGNAWYAQKGLLSRCGATIIHIGLLWVMAAGLFRIYADDFGWGVYDATIILPEGKTTDVYYSRIDRLKKPVEGNLRARPLPFNIRALDFRAEYYPNSSVAKSFSSLVEVSDGRNSEIAEISMAHPLVYGGFKITQNSFSENPQVVRGKFSITDRETGQTYVLDVSPNDPVRIPMAGEDNTFFQASAIEGEIAYKIFDLRGNHVLQEGRVEQNPASMTLEDIERTLSHSRYALVIPALFPNFRIGSDGLPTTENEHFENPAILAMFYKNGKPNGSLWLFLHEAAQSVMGQPHPEIEAYFRAYRKRGGTASSSTLFDYEVLVELRQRFPPKLLGKFWIQPGTVFEIPDVDPKILSAPNVSSMPRAAHSSSLVTTTSLAQADPLKSASAETTGSESTFRSLSDGTTTPSKIFSHLNDETTRSISGQAVEASATTSQPMRFEVSYQGTTSGHVTYLGMIKDPAIPWIYVGCLIILVGTMVAFFITYREVWIWRDESSGKTYVGMAIRRRGLPYRPGEFADLVQRLSATLQPSLESSDVPSSETRNKCL, from the coding sequence GTGAGAACACTCGTTCGATACCTGTCATCGATTCGACTTGGCATCGTTCTCATTGTTTTGGTCACCCTTGCCTGCGTCTACGGTTCTCTACTTGCGGCATCGCCCAATGCAGGGGTGGATCATGCAATGGCAAAGGTATTCCATACGCCGTGGTTTTTGTTCTTGTTGGGTTTGTTGGCACTTAATCTCATCCTGTGTTCTTGGGAAAAATCTGTCATTGCGCTCACCCTGTATTGGCGGCGCCACTTTCTTCGTAGTCCCTCGCTCTTTGAAAAATTGCCTTACGCAGCCGAAATCACAGGTACGCCACCCACCGCCGACATCACAGAAACTTTACAACGGAAGTTTACTGTGGTCCGGCAGGACGGGAACGCGTGGTACGCGCAAAAAGGGTTACTCAGTCGTTGTGGAGCTACTATCATTCACATCGGGCTCCTCTGGGTGATGGCCGCTGGTTTGTTTCGAATCTATGCGGACGACTTCGGGTGGGGAGTTTATGACGCAACAATTATCCTCCCTGAGGGCAAGACCACAGACGTGTACTACTCTCGGATCGATCGCCTCAAGAAACCTGTTGAAGGAAATCTGCGAGCCCGCCCTTTGCCATTCAACATTCGCGCGCTTGACTTCCGCGCAGAGTACTATCCCAACAGTTCGGTCGCAAAAAGTTTCTCGTCGTTGGTGGAGGTTTCTGACGGTCGCAATTCTGAAATTGCTGAGATATCTATGGCCCATCCGCTCGTCTATGGCGGATTCAAAATCACCCAGAATAGTTTTTCGGAAAATCCCCAGGTAGTCCGGGGCAAATTCTCTATTACGGACCGCGAAACGGGCCAAACGTACGTACTCGACGTCTCTCCGAACGATCCAGTGCGCATTCCTATGGCTGGTGAGGACAATACGTTTTTCCAAGCGAGCGCCATCGAGGGTGAAATCGCCTACAAGATTTTTGACCTGAGAGGAAACCACGTTTTGCAGGAAGGCAGAGTGGAGCAAAATCCTGCCTCCATGACATTAGAAGATATTGAAAGAACCCTCTCCCACAGCCGCTACGCACTCGTGATCCCAGCTCTCTTTCCCAATTTTCGGATCGGGTCTGATGGACTTCCGACAACCGAGAACGAGCATTTTGAGAACCCAGCCATCCTAGCAATGTTTTACAAGAACGGAAAGCCGAACGGTTCACTTTGGCTGTTCCTCCATGAAGCGGCCCAAAGCGTCATGGGACAGCCCCATCCTGAGATTGAGGCCTATTTTAGGGCTTATCGCAAGCGGGGCGGCACCGCTTCCAGCTCGACTCTTTTCGACTACGAAGTCTTGGTCGAGTTGCGGCAACGCTTCCCACCGAAATTGCTTGGCAAGTTCTGGATTCAGCCGGGAACAGTCTTCGAAATCCCTGATGTGGATCCGAAGATTCTCTCCGCTCCCAACGTGAGCTCAATGCCAAGAGCCGCACACTCCTCCAGTCTGGTGACCACCACCTCACTGGCCCAAGCCGATCCGCTGAAAAGTGCGTCAGCCGAGACAACTGGGAGCGAAAGTACGTTTCGGTCGCTCAGCGATGGAACAACCACTCCGTCGAAAATTTTTAGCCACCTCAATGATGAAACTACACGCTCCATCTCCGGGCAGGCTGTGGAAGCCTCTGCGACCACATCGCAGCCGATGCGATTTGAGGTGAGTTATCAGGGGACCACTTCAGGACATGTAACCTACCTTGGCATGATCAAGGATCCGGCTATCCCGTGGATTTATGTGGGCTGCTTGATCATTCTGGTAGGAACGATGGTCGCCTTTTTCATCACGTATCGTGAAGTGTGGATCTGGCGGGATGAATCGTCGGGGAAGACCTATGTAGGGATGGCTATTCGGCGAAGGGGACTCCCCTATCGCCCCGGCGAATTTGCTGATTTGGTCCAAAGATTGTCAGCCACCCTCCAGCCTTCGCTCGAATCCTCAGACGTGCCATCTTCGGAGACCCGCAACAAATGCTTATGA
- a CDS encoding Conserved membrane protein, possible 4-hydroxybenzoate octaprenyltransferase produces the protein MQKLFAILTTMRPKQWTKNLLLFAGLIFSHNLTDTARGLRAVAAFVVFCLLSGVVYFINDIKDLESDRNHPLKRQRPIASGELGVTTAIVVAGLLAAVGLAWAFTLNFKFAAITSVYFLLMIAYSFFLKHLVILDLMVVAMGFVIRSIAGIYAIENPGEHIPITPWFITCVLFLALFLAICKRRHELILLAGKATSHRPVLEHYSPAFLDQMVSVVTTATVMSYALYVTSGVKKESVHHHEHMIWTLPFVLYGIFRYLYLVYRRDEGGAPEALLLKDPGLIATVILWLVSILWVFYL, from the coding sequence ATGCAAAAGCTGTTTGCTATCTTGACAACGATGCGCCCGAAGCAGTGGACGAAGAATCTGCTGCTTTTTGCTGGTCTCATTTTCTCGCACAATCTAACGGACACCGCTCGCGGGCTACGCGCCGTTGCTGCCTTTGTCGTGTTTTGCCTCCTCTCAGGCGTGGTTTATTTCATTAACGACATCAAAGATCTCGAAAGTGATCGCAACCATCCCTTAAAACGCCAACGTCCCATCGCAAGCGGTGAACTCGGGGTCACAACGGCAATTGTTGTAGCGGGGCTCTTGGCTGCGGTCGGCCTGGCTTGGGCTTTCACGCTGAATTTTAAGTTCGCCGCGATCACATCCGTCTACTTTCTCCTGATGATTGCTTACTCGTTCTTCTTGAAGCACTTGGTGATTCTCGACCTCATGGTGGTGGCCATGGGATTTGTGATTCGCTCTATCGCGGGAATCTACGCAATTGAAAACCCGGGCGAGCACATCCCCATCACACCGTGGTTTATTACCTGTGTGCTTTTCTTAGCCCTGTTTCTGGCAATTTGCAAGCGGCGCCACGAGCTTATTTTGCTTGCTGGCAAAGCCACTTCGCATCGCCCTGTGCTTGAACACTACTCCCCTGCGTTCCTTGATCAAATGGTCAGCGTTGTCACCACGGCTACTGTTATGAGCTACGCACTCTACGTGACTTCAGGCGTGAAGAAAGAAAGCGTGCACCACCATGAACACATGATATGGACGCTTCCTTTTGTCCTGTATGGGATTTTCCGCTATCTATACCTTGTTTACCGACGCGATGAGGGCGGTGCCCCGGAGGCTCTTCTCTTGAAAGATCCCGGCCTCATAGCAACTGTAATTCTGTGGCTGGTCTCCATTTTATGGGTGTTTTACCTTTAA
- a CDS encoding Sodium-dependent phosphate transporter — protein sequence MHGKRRYKSYKWFIWWVGQTALFLCLIWPANLLVAQPENTSPPLHQEETLTTRTSEQLMATTRPVAREFRLAALSTDEVKAARNQVKFGKVGTTQTVVLKVTDEEGQPLAGVTLSPVVIREPEGVTQPMRLYPTTAVTDASGIARFQLLPGDKAGRYDVLFFRGGEPSGEIAFTRLEFVAQDSNWATMLILSLAGGLAIFLYGMKIASEGLQIFGGNRLRSSLGDMTKSPLRALGLGFALTTLTQSSGATTVMLMSFVRAKLLSFRNSLGVILGAAIAGTLTVQLISLNLFSYALPAIAVGFAISFSSKAPRPRAVGNSLMGFGFVFFGIKIMTDTMAPLKSFPFFADAVKALGEHPVWSVILSMLFTAAAQNSGATVGIVLSLTRQELISLEEAIPMFLGAAIGASFTGLTAAIGAPAEAKRVAVAHLIYKVVGTILFLPLVRPLADVGMALTKFLMFHPESAPLPDIAARAVANTYTLYMIITAALTLLVLPWLEKLCVKLIPETGEVGDWDVRTKYLDLRIVDTPVVALGSARREISRMGRFVEEMMKAFGKALFDRDEQSLDFIRQRDRKVDALNAEITRFLAALTRKTMNDKEISEATALLFIVSDLESVGDIIDKNLVPLAAKMIVQGREFSTEGKEDLMALHAAVSERLSQTIIALTTNTQELAENVIAGFDKLQEEGKLLHARHLKRLRDNIHVSLESSSVHLDVINYLLRIDYLVYDICLHIVGRAKAQSLTDV from the coding sequence TTGCACGGAAAACGACGTTACAAGTCTTACAAGTGGTTTATCTGGTGGGTGGGACAGACTGCGCTGTTTCTTTGCTTGATCTGGCCGGCAAATCTTTTGGTCGCTCAGCCAGAAAACACATCTCCGCCCCTACATCAGGAGGAAACGCTTACCACTCGAACAAGTGAACAACTGATGGCGACCACGAGACCGGTTGCCCGCGAGTTTCGGCTGGCTGCGCTGTCGACTGATGAGGTCAAAGCCGCACGCAATCAGGTGAAGTTTGGCAAAGTAGGAACGACGCAGACGGTGGTGCTGAAGGTTACGGACGAAGAGGGGCAGCCACTGGCGGGTGTGACATTATCCCCTGTCGTAATCCGCGAACCAGAGGGCGTCACCCAACCGATGCGCTTGTATCCGACGACCGCCGTGACGGACGCCTCGGGAATAGCTCGTTTTCAACTGTTACCGGGAGACAAGGCCGGCAGATATGATGTCTTGTTTTTTCGGGGGGGGGAGCCGTCTGGGGAAATCGCTTTTACCCGTTTAGAATTTGTTGCACAGGATTCGAACTGGGCAACGATGCTGATTTTGAGTTTAGCGGGCGGGCTTGCCATCTTTCTTTATGGGATGAAGATTGCGTCGGAGGGCTTGCAGATATTTGGGGGGAATCGTCTGCGGTCCAGTCTCGGGGACATGACTAAGAGTCCATTGCGAGCCCTTGGTTTAGGTTTTGCCCTTACGACGCTGACACAGAGTAGCGGCGCCACCACCGTTATGCTGATGTCATTCGTCCGAGCTAAACTGCTGTCATTTCGGAATTCCTTAGGGGTGATTCTTGGCGCCGCAATTGCAGGAACGCTGACAGTACAGCTGATCTCGTTGAACCTTTTTTCCTATGCGCTCCCCGCCATAGCGGTTGGATTCGCCATAAGCTTCAGCAGTAAAGCACCACGACCGCGCGCTGTGGGAAATTCACTCATGGGTTTCGGATTTGTTTTCTTCGGAATCAAAATCATGACCGATACCATGGCGCCTCTCAAAAGCTTCCCGTTCTTTGCGGATGCGGTAAAAGCGTTAGGGGAACACCCTGTGTGGTCCGTAATTCTTTCGATGCTTTTCACCGCTGCTGCTCAGAACAGTGGCGCCACGGTGGGAATTGTGCTCTCCCTGACACGGCAGGAACTGATTAGCCTTGAAGAGGCCATTCCGATGTTTCTGGGTGCCGCGATTGGGGCAAGCTTCACTGGGCTCACTGCCGCGATTGGGGCACCTGCTGAGGCAAAGCGAGTTGCGGTGGCGCATCTCATTTATAAGGTGGTGGGAACGATTCTGTTCCTTCCGCTCGTGCGCCCTCTTGCCGATGTGGGAATGGCACTTACTAAGTTTTTGATGTTCCACCCGGAGAGTGCACCGCTACCCGATATTGCAGCCCGTGCAGTGGCGAACACATACACTCTTTATATGATCATCACGGCAGCTCTAACCCTTCTTGTCCTCCCATGGTTAGAGAAGTTGTGCGTGAAGCTCATTCCTGAAACGGGAGAGGTGGGCGATTGGGACGTTCGCACGAAGTATCTGGACTTGCGGATTGTCGACACCCCAGTGGTTGCTTTGGGCAGTGCGCGGCGAGAAATCTCGCGCATGGGTCGCTTTGTCGAGGAAATGATGAAGGCGTTCGGGAAAGCGCTTTTTGATCGAGATGAGCAAAGCCTCGACTTCATTCGTCAGCGCGACCGAAAAGTAGACGCTCTAAACGCTGAAATTACCCGCTTTTTGGCAGCACTAACCCGCAAGACAATGAATGATAAAGAAATTTCAGAGGCCACCGCTCTGCTTTTTATCGTGAGCGACCTGGAGTCAGTCGGTGACATTATTGACAAGAACCTTGTCCCTCTTGCGGCGAAAATGATTGTTCAGGGGCGAGAATTTTCAACCGAGGGCAAGGAAGATCTGATGGCACTTCATGCTGCGGTCAGCGAGCGCCTTTCCCAGACCATCATTGCACTCACGACCAACACCCAAGAACTGGCTGAAAACGTGATTGCTGGATTCGACAAGTTGCAGGAGGAGGGGAAGTTACTGCACGCGCGTCACCTCAAGCGTCTGCGCGACAATATCCACGTCTCATTGGAGTCCAGCAGCGTCCACCTTGATGTTATCAACTATCTGCTCCGTATCGACTATCTTGTTTACGATATCTGCTTGCACATTGTGGGGCGAGCAAAGGCTCAGAGCCTAACGGATGTCTAA
- a CDS encoding dTDP-4-dehydrorhamnose reductase, with protein sequence MRCNLTDESAVRALVQALCPTHIIHAAAEANTSRCQGNPIRACWANVFATHYLISAACALPQPPHFVYISTDLVFDGTKGNYQEDDLPNPIMVYGQTKRLAETLVLASPFAAAVVRCALMYGPPAATGRSSFLGWLVEGLRHGNMVLFQDEFRTPVYVKDLAELLLAMLLAHAKGIWHAAGPERTSRYEFGLMVADALGVPKSTITPATLADAQLATPRPKDVSLNIQKAVGAFGFAPRRPQEILPDLLRSFR encoded by the coding sequence GTGCGTTGCAACCTGACAGATGAAAGCGCCGTGCGCGCTCTTGTGCAGGCACTCTGCCCCACCCACATCATCCATGCTGCCGCGGAAGCCAATACATCTCGGTGTCAAGGCAATCCAATCCGTGCGTGCTGGGCCAACGTATTTGCCACCCACTACCTGATCAGCGCAGCTTGCGCCCTCCCCCAGCCTCCCCACTTTGTTTATATTTCCACCGATCTCGTCTTCGATGGAACCAAGGGGAATTACCAAGAAGATGATCTACCCAACCCAATCATGGTGTACGGACAAACTAAGCGCCTCGCTGAGACGCTGGTCCTCGCCTCACCCTTTGCCGCGGCTGTCGTACGTTGTGCGCTGATGTATGGCCCACCAGCAGCGACCGGACGCAGTAGCTTTCTGGGCTGGCTGGTCGAAGGTCTCCGCCATGGCAACATGGTGCTCTTTCAGGATGAGTTTCGAACGCCTGTTTACGTGAAAGATCTCGCAGAACTGCTGTTGGCGATGTTATTAGCTCATGCGAAAGGGATTTGGCATGCCGCGGGACCCGAGCGCACGTCACGCTATGAATTTGGGCTCATGGTAGCTGATGCGCTTGGTGTGCCAAAATCAACGATCACCCCCGCAACACTTGCCGACGCACAGCTTGCCACACCACGCCCCAAAGATGTTTCTTTAAACATTCAAAAAGCTGTCGGCGCATTTGGTTTTGCCCCTCGCCGACCACAGGAGATTTTACCAGACTTACTTCGATCCTTCAGATAA